In Haloterrigena turkmenica DSM 5511, a single genomic region encodes these proteins:
- a CDS encoding DUF4212 domain-containing protein, translating into MADNNSHDADDGSNSSTNDAEVKADGGVASGSPAQAHRNTDYLSSEVNLLNPSTQFMRDHLKLVWGTFIAWLLIVWGPVTLTWLAPEIMTRTIPGLGFPLHYFLVALGAPTGALVLSAVYARSRDRLDEKYGIEPATVDNDSGTADVAATDGGGDQ; encoded by the coding sequence ATGGCAGACAATAACAGTCATGATGCGGACGACGGATCGAACAGTTCGACGAACGACGCCGAGGTGAAAGCCGACGGCGGGGTGGCCAGCGGATCGCCCGCTCAGGCCCACCGCAACACCGACTATCTCAGCTCGGAGGTGAACCTGCTGAATCCGAGCACGCAGTTCATGCGGGATCACCTCAAACTCGTCTGGGGGACCTTCATCGCGTGGTTACTCATCGTCTGGGGGCCGGTGACGCTGACGTGGCTCGCACCGGAGATCATGACGAGGACTATTCCGGGGCTCGGGTTCCCGCTCCACTATTTCCTCGTTGCTCTCGGTGCTCCGACTGGGGCGTTGGTACTGTCGGCGGTCTACGCTCGCTCTCGAGACCGACTGGACGAGAAGTACGGAATCGAGCCCGCCACTGTCGATAACGACAGCGGAACTGCGGACGTAGCGGCGACTGACGGAGGTGGTGACCAATGA